The following proteins are encoded in a genomic region of Chryseobacterium cucumeris:
- a CDS encoding aldo/keto reductase, with protein MKSDILTEKHRLGIGGVAIGTAFENITDEQAHEILQTAWDSGVRYYDTSPWYGLTKSERRFGHFLTDKDRDDFIFSTKVGRLFQQVPESEVPPTMWKKPLNYDFFHDYTSYAVQKSIEDSLERTGLSHIDIVYIHDLSEDQVGDRYPYFLKQARNGAFKILSELRSQGIIKAWGMGVNKIEPILDCIESADPDICLSATQYSILEHEDAVDRLLPAVKKAGVKLVSGAGYNSGYIAGRERYNYKDVIPKGMHEKRARMTSIAEKYNISLIDAALHFVLAADEFASIIPGASQPEQVKDNMNALQTNIPAEFWKELKNEGLIYEKAQFPE; from the coding sequence ATGAAATCAGACATTTTAACAGAAAAGCACCGACTGGGAATAGGGGGTGTAGCAATAGGAACAGCTTTTGAAAACATTACGGATGAACAGGCTCATGAAATATTACAGACGGCCTGGGATAGCGGGGTGCGGTATTATGATACTTCTCCGTGGTACGGATTAACCAAAAGTGAAAGAAGATTTGGACATTTTCTTACAGATAAAGACAGGGATGATTTTATTTTCTCAACCAAAGTGGGGAGACTTTTTCAACAGGTTCCGGAATCTGAAGTTCCTCCAACGATGTGGAAAAAGCCTCTTAACTATGACTTCTTCCATGATTATACATCTTATGCTGTACAAAAATCCATTGAAGACAGCCTGGAAAGAACCGGATTGAGTCATATTGATATTGTTTATATTCATGATCTGTCTGAAGATCAGGTAGGGGACCGTTATCCTTATTTTCTGAAACAGGCAAGAAACGGAGCTTTTAAAATTCTTTCTGAACTTCGCAGTCAGGGAATTATAAAGGCATGGGGAATGGGTGTTAATAAAATAGAACCTATTTTAGACTGTATTGAATCTGCTGATCCTGATATCTGTCTGTCGGCCACGCAATATTCTATTCTGGAGCATGAAGATGCTGTGGACCGTCTTCTTCCTGCAGTTAAAAAAGCAGGGGTAAAACTGGTTTCGGGAGCTGGGTACAATTCAGGCTATATAGCAGGAAGAGAACGCTATAATTATAAAGATGTAATTCCTAAAGGAATGCATGAAAAGCGAGCCAGGATGACTTCCATTGCCGAAAAATACAATATAAGCCTTATTGATGCCGCACTGCATTTTGTACTGGCCGCTGACGAATTCGCTTCCATTATTCCCGGTGCCAGCCAGCCTGAGCAGGTGAAAGATAATATGAATGCCTTGCAAACCAACATTCCTGCCGAATTCTGGAAAGAATTAAAAAATGAAGGACTGATTTACGAAAAGGCGCAGTTTCCTGAGTAA
- a CDS encoding DoxX family protein, with translation MKKSFYLRLALSVILLMHSVISIFSGDVNDFGHAYLDRLGFSPAGIYIAWAIKLTHLLSVPLLWIDQCIKPVAVCNILIFISGIYYVHWQNGWFVVGGGNNGIEFNVLLILCFFNLMYPEVSLYFMNKNKS, from the coding sequence ATGAAAAAGAGTTTTTACCTTCGTTTGGCACTTTCAGTGATATTACTGATGCATAGTGTGATTTCTATTTTCAGTGGGGATGTGAATGATTTCGGACATGCTTATCTGGACAGATTGGGTTTCAGCCCTGCAGGAATTTATATAGCCTGGGCCATAAAACTGACTCATCTTTTATCAGTGCCTTTACTCTGGATTGACCAATGTATCAAGCCTGTAGCGGTCTGTAATATTCTCATTTTTATTTCCGGGATTTATTATGTTCACTGGCAAAATGGTTGGTTTGTAGTAGGAGGCGGAAACAATGGGATCGAATTCAATGTCCTGCTGATCTTATGCTTTTTCAATCTCATGTATCCTGAAGTCTCTTTATATTTTATGAATAAAAATAAGAGTTAA
- a CDS encoding TlpA family protein disulfide reductase: MKNSLTILFFILFSGYISAQNTIEVGKKAPEITMTKADGTSFSLSALKGKLVLIDFWATWCAPCVEEQPQLKTMYDTYSGQVKKNQFEIVGVSLDKNKESWQKAIDRFQINWIQISDLKFWKSPVAKLYEVDELPFNVIIDGQGTIIAKNLHGQELEDFIKKNLIQN, from the coding sequence ATGAAAAACTCTTTAACAATATTATTTTTCATACTGTTTTCAGGATATATTTCTGCCCAGAACACCATAGAAGTAGGGAAGAAAGCTCCTGAAATAACAATGACAAAGGCAGATGGAACTTCATTTTCTCTTTCAGCATTAAAAGGGAAACTGGTTCTGATCGACTTCTGGGCAACCTGGTGCGCACCCTGCGTAGAAGAACAACCTCAACTGAAAACAATGTATGACACTTATTCCGGGCAGGTTAAAAAAAATCAGTTTGAAATAGTGGGCGTTTCTTTAGACAAGAATAAGGAAAGCTGGCAGAAAGCAATCGACAGGTTTCAGATCAACTGGATACAGATCAGCGATTTAAAATTCTGGAAAAGCCCTGTAGCAAAACTGTATGAAGTAGATGAGCTTCCCTTTAATGTTATTATTGACGGACAGGGAACGATTATAGCTAAAAACCTTCATGGCCAGGAACTGGAAGATTTTATTAAGAAAAATTTGATACAGAATTAA
- a CDS encoding rhodanese-like domain-containing protein, with protein MKYLFIIACLVCSIFSQAQQKQDPWKDSQLMDPALLASRIENQKTNDLVIISVGPEAIVKGSVDIGPTHEPENLEKLRNYLKDIPKNREIVIYCGCCPFVKCPNIRPAFALLMELGFKNAKLLNLPKNIKTDWLDKNYPTND; from the coding sequence ATGAAGTATTTGTTTATCATTGCCTGCCTGGTTTGTTCCATATTCAGTCAGGCACAGCAAAAACAGGATCCATGGAAAGACAGCCAGCTGATGGATCCGGCATTACTGGCTTCCAGAATTGAAAATCAAAAAACAAACGATCTGGTCATCATTTCAGTAGGACCTGAAGCTATTGTGAAGGGTTCTGTAGACATCGGACCGACTCATGAACCTGAAAACCTGGAAAAACTGAGAAATTATCTTAAAGATATTCCTAAGAACAGAGAAATTGTGATCTATTGTGGCTGCTGTCCTTTTGTAAAATGTCCTAATATTCGTCCTGCATTTGCATTGTTAATGGAATTGGGCTTCAAAAATGCAAAGCTTTTAAACCTTCCGAAAAACATCAAAACAGATTGGCTGGATAAAAATTATCCTACAAATGATTAA
- a CDS encoding aldo/keto reductase, which translates to MEKRKIKNTDLTIAPINFGGNVFGWTLDEKQSFDILDRFAEAGFNFIDTADTYSWWVNGKGGQSEEIIGKWMKSRANRNDIVLATKVGSETKEHGYDISKKHILKSVDESLQRLQTDHIDLYYTHFDDNITPVEETLSAYDEIIRAGKVRYIAASNLSPERLKASFEAAEKNNLPKYVALQPHYNLMEREGFEQNYAPLAEQFDLSVFPYWSLAAGFLTGKYRDEADLTKSARGEGVRKYLNPKGLEVLKALDQVSAKHHTTQGTVSLAWLLSNPLITAPIVSATSASQLETVFNAPKLVLDQEDIALLNNASN; encoded by the coding sequence ATGGAAAAAAGAAAGATCAAAAACACCGATTTAACGATTGCGCCCATCAACTTCGGAGGAAATGTTTTTGGATGGACGCTGGACGAGAAACAGTCTTTTGATATACTGGACCGCTTTGCTGAAGCAGGATTCAATTTTATTGATACTGCAGATACCTATTCATGGTGGGTGAACGGGAAAGGCGGACAATCTGAAGAGATCATCGGAAAGTGGATGAAAAGCAGAGCTAACCGTAATGACATTGTTTTGGCAACCAAAGTAGGTTCAGAAACAAAAGAACACGGTTATGACATCAGCAAAAAACACATTCTTAAATCTGTAGATGAGTCGCTGCAAAGACTTCAGACCGATCACATCGATCTTTATTATACCCACTTTGACGATAACATTACTCCTGTAGAAGAAACTCTTTCTGCTTATGATGAGATTATCAGGGCAGGGAAAGTACGTTATATTGCGGCTTCCAACTTATCACCGGAACGTTTGAAGGCATCATTTGAAGCTGCAGAAAAGAATAACCTTCCTAAATATGTTGCGTTACAGCCTCATTACAATCTCATGGAAAGAGAGGGTTTTGAGCAAAATTATGCTCCTCTGGCAGAGCAGTTTGATTTAAGTGTCTTTCCTTATTGGTCTTTGGCAGCAGGTTTTTTAACCGGTAAATACCGCGATGAAGCAGATCTGACAAAAAGTGCAAGAGGTGAGGGCGTAAGAAAATATTTAAATCCTAAAGGACTGGAAGTCTTAAAAGCGCTGGATCAGGTAAGTGCAAAGCATCATACAACACAGGGAACAGTTTCTCTGGCATGGCTGTTATCTAATCCTCTGATTACAGCACCCATTGTAAGTGCTACCAGTGCTTCCCAGCTTGAAACGGTCTTCAATGCACCAAAACTTGTTCTGGATCAGGAAGATATTGCTTTACTGAATAACGCAAGCAACTAA
- a CDS encoding SDR family oxidoreductase — translation MSSYFDHKVIWITGASSGIGEALVKELTRKSNAKIILSSRKEGQLHSVAENAGLSTDRYAVIPLDLKNYKEMPAIAAKAAEKFGKIDILINNAGLSQRSLAMETDIEVDKQLIDTDYIGTVALTKAVVPYMIENKGGQIAVVSSLMGIFGAPMRSGYAGAKHALHGFFDALRAELFSQNIKITMICPGFIQTDISINAVTGDGSLQGTMDDATKNGMPVDIFAKKMLYAIEKQKRQKAIGGKEVMAVYLKRFFPGLLAKIIRKAKVV, via the coding sequence ATGAGCAGTTATTTTGATCATAAAGTCATTTGGATCACAGGTGCATCATCAGGCATTGGAGAAGCTTTAGTGAAAGAGCTTACGAGAAAGAGTAATGCCAAAATTATTCTTTCTTCCAGAAAAGAAGGACAGCTTCATTCCGTGGCTGAAAATGCCGGCCTAAGTACAGATCGGTATGCGGTCATTCCTTTAGATCTTAAAAATTATAAAGAAATGCCAGCCATTGCAGCGAAGGCAGCTGAGAAGTTTGGAAAGATTGATATTCTGATTAATAATGCCGGATTGTCACAACGGTCGTTAGCCATGGAAACAGATATTGAAGTGGACAAACAACTAATCGATACTGATTATATCGGAACTGTAGCACTTACTAAAGCAGTTGTACCTTATATGATTGAAAATAAAGGAGGACAGATTGCTGTTGTATCCAGTCTTATGGGAATTTTTGGAGCCCCTATGAGAAGCGGATATGCAGGTGCAAAACATGCTTTACACGGTTTTTTTGATGCGTTGCGGGCAGAATTATTCAGCCAGAATATTAAGATTACGATGATCTGCCCGGGTTTTATACAGACTGATATTTCTATTAATGCAGTCACCGGAGATGGTTCATTACAGGGCACAATGGATGATGCTACGAAGAATGGCATGCCTGTAGATATCTTCGCCAAAAAAATGCTTTATGCCATAGAGAAACAGAAAAGACAGAAAGCGATAGGTGGTAAAGAAGTGATGGCTGTTTACCTGAAACGATTTTTTCCAGGCTTATTGGCGAAAATAATCCGTAAAGCAAAGGTAGTATAA
- a CDS encoding chloride channel protein, with amino-acid sequence MKIHNKKKYLSFLKFKRDFQKYGLEKARSYELILHWLNNRLSRNQFLVLSGILVGCTAGLAGVILKTLVHNIHYFITNKVHFEYQILFYIVFPFLGIVLTTMIVLTLFKGQDRKGIGAILYEIAQNSSIVASVKMYSQVIQSAVTVGLGGSAGLESPIAVTGAAIGSNYAQTYRLSYKERTLLLAAGATAGIASAFNAPIAGIMFAFEILLTGVVFTDFIPLVVAAVCGSLLSRILLQEDVLFRFYTRDPFNYKNVPYYLILGIVTGLYARYFVIISQKVEHFIKGLQLSRMRKAMFGGAVLSLLCVLFPPLFGEGYETVKAFTNGNTYSIIENSFFRYFEIGDWTIIIFLILVLLLKAFATSFTIFSGGNGGNFAPSLFAGGTLGYLFALVCQHLGFSDVPVTNLVLVGMAGAMSGVLYAPLTAIFLIAESSFGYDLFIPLMIVSIISYLIAKWFSPISPELKSLADEGKIFTNKHDKNLLFALRTEDFIDKYSQTINENASVTELFEMVKNGNKNIFAVVDENRKLKGVLTLDDIRPYLFNKEIETSQTVTQIMKAPPAVLHRENKPLDILQTFDDTGVWNLPVVSENNDFIGFISKSSILMSYRQLLKEYSD; translated from the coding sequence GTGAAAATTCACAACAAAAAAAAGTACCTCAGTTTCCTTAAATTTAAAAGAGATTTCCAGAAATACGGACTGGAAAAAGCACGAAGTTATGAGCTTATCCTGCATTGGCTGAACAACAGGCTGAGCAGAAATCAGTTTCTTGTTCTTTCCGGAATTCTGGTAGGCTGCACGGCTGGTCTTGCGGGAGTTATCCTGAAAACACTGGTGCACAATATTCATTATTTTATTACCAATAAAGTTCATTTTGAATATCAGATTTTATTCTATATTGTTTTTCCTTTTTTAGGAATCGTTCTGACAACGATGATTGTTCTTACCTTGTTTAAAGGTCAGGATCGTAAAGGAATCGGGGCTATTTTATACGAAATTGCACAGAATTCCAGTATTGTGGCCTCCGTTAAAATGTATTCTCAGGTGATACAAAGTGCTGTTACCGTAGGATTGGGAGGTTCTGCAGGATTGGAAAGCCCTATTGCCGTTACCGGAGCTGCTATCGGTTCCAACTATGCACAAACCTACAGGTTAAGTTATAAAGAACGTACGTTGTTACTGGCTGCCGGGGCAACTGCCGGGATCGCTTCAGCATTTAATGCTCCTATTGCGGGGATTATGTTTGCCTTTGAAATTCTTTTAACCGGAGTAGTTTTCACCGATTTCATTCCGTTGGTTGTAGCTGCGGTTTGCGGAAGTCTTTTATCAAGAATTTTACTTCAGGAAGATGTTCTTTTCAGGTTTTATACCAGAGATCCCTTCAACTATAAAAATGTTCCGTACTATCTTATTTTAGGGATTGTTACGGGATTATATGCCCGTTATTTTGTGATTATTTCTCAAAAAGTAGAACATTTTATAAAAGGTCTTCAGCTTTCAAGAATGCGTAAAGCGATGTTCGGAGGAGCTGTCCTTTCCCTGTTATGTGTACTTTTTCCTCCTTTGTTCGGGGAAGGTTACGAAACCGTAAAGGCTTTCACCAACGGAAATACCTATTCTATTATTGAAAACAGTTTTTTCAGATATTTTGAGATCGGAGACTGGACCATTATCATATTTCTTATTCTGGTATTGCTTTTAAAGGCTTTTGCCACTTCATTTACGATTTTTAGCGGGGGAAACGGCGGTAACTTTGCTCCGTCTCTTTTTGCGGGAGGAACTTTGGGATACCTGTTTGCATTGGTTTGCCAGCATTTAGGATTTTCAGATGTTCCGGTGACCAATCTCGTTTTGGTAGGAATGGCAGGAGCAATGAGCGGTGTTCTGTATGCTCCTCTTACTGCGATTTTCCTGATCGCTGAATCTAGCTTCGGGTATGATTTATTTATTCCTCTCATGATTGTATCCATTATATCTTATCTTATTGCCAAATGGTTTTCCCCGATTTCTCCGGAATTAAAATCCTTGGCTGATGAAGGAAAAATTTTTACGAATAAACACGATAAGAACCTTCTCTTTGCCTTAAGAACTGAAGATTTTATTGACAAATATTCCCAGACCATTAATGAAAATGCTTCTGTTACAGAATTGTTTGAAATGGTAAAGAACGGTAATAAAAATATTTTCGCCGTTGTGGATGAGAACAGAAAATTGAAAGGAGTTCTGACATTGGATGATATAAGACCTTACCTTTTTAACAAAGAAATCGAAACGTCCCAGACGGTTACCCAGATCATGAAAGCGCCACCTGCCGTTCTTCATCGTGAAAATAAACCCCTGGATATTCTCCAGACCTTTGATGATACGGGAGTATGGAATTTACCTGTAGTAAGTGAGAATAATGATTTCATCGGTTTTATCTCAAAATCTTCCATATTAATGAGCTACAGACAGCTTCTGAAAGAATATTCCGATTAA
- a CDS encoding FAD-binding dehydrogenase, protein MKEKFQPDTIIIGTGLAGLTAAMEITNAGKKVLLLDQETEQNIGGQAFWSFGGLFLINSPQQRRMGIKDSYELALQDWKGTAGFDRPEDYWPRQWAEAYLKFAAGEKYDYISKLGIRLMFMVGWAERGDGSATGHGNSVPRFHVSWGTGTGVVKPFVEKAYKAQEKGLLQMKFRHRVTELIEEDGKIKGLKGDILENDNQERGAATNRNIISAFEYTAPNIIIASGGIGANHELVRKNWPERLGRAPENMVCGVPAYVDGKMIGIAEHAGAHIINPDRMWHYTEGLQNWNPIWPNHGIRILPGPSSLWFDAKGKRLPAPFLPGFDTLGTLQYIQETGFSYSWFILTQKIIKKEFALSGSEQNPDITNKDYALFLKRIFGKKAPGPVEAFKEHGKDFIVSDNLEDLVKRMNELAGNNLLKYEKIKSQIEARDRELNNKFSKDTQINYIRNTRNYLGDKLGRVAAPHKILDPENRPLIAVRLNILTRKTLGGIKTNLNGQVLREDDSIIEGLYAAGEAAGFGGGGMHGYRALEGTFLGGCIFSGMKAGKYIADFKTK, encoded by the coding sequence ATGAAAGAAAAATTCCAGCCTGATACAATTATTATCGGAACCGGACTGGCAGGGCTTACCGCGGCGATGGAAATTACCAATGCCGGAAAAAAAGTATTGCTTCTGGATCAGGAAACAGAGCAGAATATCGGCGGACAGGCATTCTGGTCATTTGGAGGATTATTTCTGATTAATTCCCCCCAGCAAAGAAGAATGGGAATTAAAGATTCTTATGAGCTGGCACTGCAGGACTGGAAAGGTACCGCTGGTTTTGATCGTCCGGAAGATTACTGGCCCCGCCAGTGGGCTGAAGCTTATCTGAAATTTGCTGCCGGTGAAAAGTACGATTATATTTCCAAACTGGGAATCAGGCTGATGTTTATGGTGGGCTGGGCAGAGCGTGGTGATGGTTCGGCAACGGGTCATGGAAATTCCGTACCCCGTTTTCATGTGAGTTGGGGAACAGGCACAGGCGTGGTAAAACCCTTTGTAGAAAAAGCTTACAAAGCTCAGGAAAAAGGACTGCTTCAGATGAAATTCAGACACCGGGTAACTGAATTGATAGAGGAAGACGGCAAAATTAAAGGCCTTAAAGGAGATATTCTGGAAAATGATAACCAGGAAAGAGGTGCTGCAACGAACAGGAATATCATCTCTGCATTTGAGTATACAGCTCCTAATATCATCATTGCTTCAGGAGGAATTGGTGCCAATCATGAGCTGGTAAGAAAAAACTGGCCGGAAAGATTGGGAAGAGCACCTGAAAATATGGTCTGTGGTGTTCCTGCTTATGTGGATGGAAAAATGATAGGCATTGCAGAACATGCCGGAGCTCATATCATCAATCCGGACAGGATGTGGCACTATACGGAAGGGTTACAAAACTGGAATCCTATCTGGCCCAATCACGGAATCCGCATATTGCCCGGGCCTTCATCATTATGGTTTGATGCAAAAGGAAAACGTCTCCCCGCTCCTTTTCTTCCCGGTTTTGATACATTGGGAACTTTACAGTATATCCAGGAAACCGGATTTTCTTATTCCTGGTTTATTCTTACCCAGAAAATTATTAAAAAAGAATTTGCTCTTTCAGGTTCGGAACAGAATCCGGATATCACCAATAAAGATTATGCTCTTTTTTTGAAAAGGATTTTTGGTAAAAAGGCTCCGGGACCGGTAGAGGCTTTTAAAGAGCACGGAAAAGACTTTATTGTATCAGATAACCTGGAAGATCTGGTTAAAAGAATGAATGAACTGGCAGGAAATAATCTCCTTAAATATGAAAAAATAAAATCACAGATTGAAGCCAGAGACCGCGAACTCAACAATAAATTTTCAAAAGACACTCAAATTAATTATATACGAAACACCCGAAATTATTTAGGAGATAAACTCGGGCGTGTAGCGGCTCCCCACAAAATTTTAGATCCTGAAAACAGGCCTTTGATTGCTGTACGTCTTAATATTTTAACCCGCAAAACGTTAGGCGGAATAAAAACCAATCTGAATGGTCAGGTGCTGAGAGAGGATGACAGTATTATTGAAGGACTCTATGCTGCCGGAGAAGCTGCAGGCTTTGGAGGCGGCGGAATGCATGGCTACAGAGCTTTGGAAGGAACATTTTTAGGAGGCTGCATCTTCTCTGGAATGAAAGCGGGAAAATATATTGCGGACTTTAAAACTAAATAA
- a CDS encoding SDR family oxidoreductase yields MKNQRRPPFFGETVVITGASSGVGKATAEAFAEQGADLVLAARGEEALAETAELCRKLGATVIAVPTDTSVAEDVQNLVREALEFSGKIDYWVNNAGVLAFGKFEEIPVDISDQIVKTNLLGYMHSAHAVLPVFKKQKKGVLLNNISIGGWMPAPYGTAYTASKFGVRGMVETLQGEVSDFPDIHICALYPGFQKSSGIEHAANYSGIKLSTPPPSFDPRELAAAIVKTAKNPTEASYPDWSAVVFKNLYEMFPGIIRYVSSAGMRMIMKKANKAENTGGNVRQSSSGNMGIDGKTLLSVSKKPLILAGAGIIGALAVGLIFSGKTKDIRED; encoded by the coding sequence ATGAAAAATCAAAGAAGACCTCCGTTTTTTGGAGAAACAGTCGTCATCACCGGTGCTTCAAGCGGAGTTGGTAAGGCTACGGCAGAAGCTTTTGCCGAACAGGGAGCTGATCTGGTATTGGCAGCAAGAGGAGAAGAAGCACTGGCAGAAACTGCAGAATTATGCAGAAAACTGGGAGCTACAGTGATTGCTGTTCCTACCGATACTTCCGTTGCAGAAGATGTTCAGAACCTTGTCAGAGAAGCTTTGGAATTCAGCGGGAAAATTGATTATTGGGTCAATAATGCAGGAGTGCTTGCATTTGGAAAATTTGAAGAAATTCCGGTAGATATCAGCGATCAGATTGTGAAAACCAACCTTTTGGGGTATATGCATTCGGCACATGCAGTGCTTCCTGTTTTTAAAAAGCAGAAAAAAGGAGTCTTACTGAATAATATTTCTATTGGCGGATGGATGCCGGCACCTTATGGAACAGCCTATACGGCCTCGAAATTTGGCGTTCGCGGAATGGTAGAAACCCTGCAGGGTGAAGTTTCAGACTTTCCTGATATCCATATTTGTGCGCTTTATCCCGGTTTTCAGAAATCATCAGGAATAGAACATGCTGCCAATTATTCAGGAATAAAGCTCAGCACACCTCCTCCATCGTTTGATCCCCGTGAGCTGGCTGCTGCTATTGTGAAAACAGCTAAAAATCCAACTGAAGCCTCTTATCCGGACTGGTCAGCTGTTGTTTTTAAAAATTTATATGAAATGTTTCCGGGAATCATCCGTTATGTATCTTCTGCAGGAATGAGAATGATAATGAAGAAAGCCAATAAGGCAGAAAATACAGGTGGAAATGTCCGCCAATCTTCCTCAGGAAATATGGGAATTGATGGGAAAACACTATTATCTGTTTCTAAAAAACCTTTGATCTTGGCAGGTGCAGGAATCATTGGAGCATTGGCTGTTGGGCTTATTTTTTCAGGAAAAACGAAAGATATAAGGGAAGATTAA
- a CDS encoding NAD(P)/FAD-dependent oxidoreductase: MKKHILIVGGGFAGINLIKSLRNDKRFRITLVDKNNYHFFPPLIYQVATSFIEASNISYPFRKLFSNNKNVKFHMGSLLRVNPENKTIETDTGILSYDYLVLALGTETNFFGMENVKRCSLPMKNIEEALYLRNHILLTLEEAARNKDIKEAEKLQNIVIAGGGPTGVELAGMLAEMGKYIAQKEYPEIKLGLSNLYLIDALPTLLSPMSQLAQKTAYEKLKELGVKILLNVSVKDYKDCKVILSDGNSIETETLIWTSGVIGKEIPGLPEETIGKGRRILVDDYNKVTGTTNIYALGDICLMLTEEKYPKGHPQLAQVAIQQAKNLASNFKRIEDGKILEQFRYNDKGSMAIISKYNAVVDLPKNSFNGFIAWLTWLFIHIIPLVGFKNKLQLAMDWFRLFITNNPSIRLILFPKRNTGNGS, encoded by the coding sequence ATGAAAAAGCATATTCTAATCGTAGGAGGAGGATTTGCGGGCATCAACCTTATCAAATCTCTCAGAAATGATAAAAGGTTCAGAATAACTCTGGTTGATAAAAACAATTATCATTTTTTCCCGCCACTTATCTATCAGGTAGCTACTTCGTTTATAGAAGCTTCCAATATCAGTTATCCTTTCAGAAAACTGTTTTCAAACAATAAAAATGTGAAATTTCACATGGGCAGCCTTCTCAGGGTAAATCCTGAAAATAAGACCATAGAAACTGATACGGGGATTCTCAGTTATGATTATCTGGTACTGGCATTAGGGACAGAGACTAATTTTTTTGGAATGGAAAATGTAAAGAGATGTTCGCTTCCGATGAAAAATATAGAAGAAGCACTCTATCTGAGGAATCATATTCTGCTGACTCTGGAAGAAGCCGCTAGAAATAAAGACATTAAAGAAGCCGAAAAACTTCAAAATATCGTGATTGCCGGAGGTGGACCTACAGGAGTAGAACTGGCAGGAATGCTTGCGGAAATGGGAAAATATATAGCCCAGAAAGAATATCCGGAAATCAAACTGGGACTTTCCAATCTTTATCTTATTGATGCTTTACCTACTTTACTTTCGCCTATGAGCCAGCTGGCCCAGAAAACGGCCTATGAGAAGCTGAAAGAATTAGGAGTGAAAATCCTTTTGAATGTATCTGTAAAAGATTATAAAGACTGTAAAGTCATTCTGAGCGATGGAAATTCTATTGAAACAGAAACCCTGATCTGGACTTCCGGTGTCATTGGAAAAGAAATCCCCGGTCTGCCGGAAGAAACTATCGGGAAAGGCAGACGAATATTGGTGGATGACTATAATAAAGTAACCGGAACTACCAATATTTATGCGTTGGGAGACATATGTCTGATGCTGACAGAAGAAAAATATCCAAAAGGACATCCTCAGCTGGCTCAGGTTGCCATTCAGCAGGCTAAAAATCTCGCTTCCAATTTTAAACGGATAGAAGACGGAAAAATCCTGGAACAATTCCGGTACAATGATAAAGGAAGTATGGCCATCATATCAAAATACAACGCGGTAGTAGATCTTCCGAAAAATTCCTTTAACGGTTTTATAGCCTGGCTTACCTGGCTTTTCATCCACATCATTCCGCTGGTAGGGTTTAAAAATAAACTTCAACTGGCCATGGACTGGTTCCGGCTATTCATCACCAATAATCCATCCATCCGGCTTATTCTCTTTCCGAAAAGAAATACAGGAAACGGATCATGA